A genomic stretch from Aedes albopictus strain Foshan chromosome 2, AalbF5, whole genome shotgun sequence includes:
- the LOC109414502 gene encoding succinate dehydrogenase assembly factor 3, mitochondrial — protein MLYVITIYCKAVEKICCLVYISIENSRILIVKMNCMTHIQRVRTLYKTILRLHRGLPEGLQVLGNQYVRDEFRRHKTCATHEASLFMNEWTDYAISLANQLGVKGKPNPIDCVGHDLDVHKLGDFRDEQVAQLYELLKASKGINEEHQ, from the exons ATGCTTTATGTAATTACCATCTACTGCAAAGCGGTCGAAAAAATATGTTGTTTAGTATatatttctattgaaaattcacGTATTTTAATAGTCAAAATGAATTGTATGACTCACATACAGCGAGTACGAACATTATACAAAACAATATTAAGGTTACACAGAG GATTACCAGAAGGACTGCAAGTATTAGGGAATCAATACGTTCGTGACGAGTTTCGCAGGCATAAAACCTGTGCCACACATGAAGCATCTCTATTCATGAACGAGTGGacg GACTACGCCATATCCTTAGCCAATCAGTTGGGTGTAAAAGGGAAACCTAATCCTATTGATTGTGTGGGGCACGATTTGGATGTTCACAAATTAGGAGATTTTCGTGATGAGCAAGTTGCGCAGCTATATGAACTATTGAAAGCATCCAAAGGAATAAACGAAGAACATCAATAA
- the LOC109622266 gene encoding dihydrofolate reductase-like: MKKFSLIVAICANGGIGIKGDLPWRLRQELKYFSRMTKKIQDSGKRNAIIMGRKTYFGVPESKRPLPERLNIILTRDPSANAYPSEVMVCTSMQEALKKLDEAPLVNEIENVWIVGGNAVYKEAMQSDRCHRIYLTEIKETFECDAFFPEITSDFQLVKNDDDVPEDIQEENGIQYQYRIYEKVPE, encoded by the exons atgaagAAATTCAGTCTGATCGTTGCAATTTGTGCCAATGGTGGAATTGGCATCAAAGGCGATCTTCCATGGAGATTGAG ACAGGAGCTAAAATATTTTTCGAGAATGACGAAGAAAATTCAAGACTCTGGCAAACGTAATGCCATCATTATGGGACGAAAGACTTACTTCGGAGTACCTGAGTCGAAGCGACCCTTGCCGGAAAGACTGAACATTATTCTGACTCGAGATCCCAGTGCCAATGCTTATCCGTCGGAGGTGATGGTGTGCACCAGCATGCAGGAAGCACTGAAGAAGCTTGACGAAGCTCCGTTGGTGAACGAAATTGAGAACGTATGGATCGTTGGTGGCAATGCAGTCTATAAGGAAGCGATGCAATCAGATAGATGTCACCGTATTTACCTGACTGAAATTAAGGAGACGTTCGAGTGTGATGCATTCTTCCCGGAAATTACCAGTGATTTTCAACTGGTGAAGAATGATGATGACGTTCCGGAGGACATTCAAGAGGAGAACGGGATTCAGTACCAGTACCGCATTTATGAAAAAGTGCCTGAGTAA